Proteins from one Thermobifida alba genomic window:
- a CDS encoding acyltransferase family protein codes for MTNRRRDTASASASRHRDSRLDNAKFLLIALVVIGHAIEPIRGTPVVDAVYMWIYSFHMPAFILISGYLSKSFDASPRRVEKLVLGVAVPYLIFWGLHVLLAVLLDRGVPASPLEPAWTLWFLVALFVWRLSVPVWQRLRWPLATAVGVSLATAFVELENVLGLGRLLSLLPFFVLGLLLRPEHLDVLRRGWVRALAVLTVAASAVVAVPAARYLEFEWFFWRSSLVDRDIDPLGAGLLLRLGCMLAALSLTAALLALVPRGSGAVTRLGAYTLYVYLGHSLLLRVAEHLGWYDLADGVLGLAVNTALGLALVFFLCLPWVRAVLRPLVEPDASWVLRSARPGEARSGAQRAGS; via the coding sequence GTGACCAACCGCCGGAGGGACACGGCGTCCGCGTCGGCCTCCCGGCACCGCGACTCCCGTCTGGACAATGCGAAGTTCCTGCTCATCGCCCTGGTGGTGATCGGCCACGCGATCGAACCCATCCGGGGGACCCCCGTGGTCGACGCGGTCTACATGTGGATCTACTCGTTCCACATGCCGGCCTTCATCCTCATCAGCGGCTATCTGTCCAAGTCGTTCGACGCGTCGCCGCGGCGCGTGGAGAAGCTGGTCCTCGGAGTCGCCGTCCCCTACCTGATCTTCTGGGGGCTGCACGTGCTGCTGGCCGTCCTGCTGGACCGGGGCGTTCCGGCCAGTCCGCTGGAGCCGGCGTGGACCCTGTGGTTCCTGGTGGCCCTGTTCGTCTGGCGGCTGAGCGTCCCGGTGTGGCAGCGGCTGCGCTGGCCGCTGGCCACGGCGGTGGGCGTCTCGCTGGCCACCGCCTTCGTGGAGCTGGAGAACGTCCTCGGCCTGGGACGGCTGCTGAGCCTGCTGCCGTTCTTCGTGCTCGGCCTGCTGCTGCGGCCCGAGCACCTCGACGTGCTGCGCCGCGGGTGGGTGCGTGCCCTGGCCGTGCTGACCGTCGCCGCCTCCGCGGTCGTCGCCGTGCCCGCGGCGCGGTACCTGGAGTTCGAGTGGTTCTTCTGGCGGTCCAGTCTGGTCGACCGCGACATCGACCCGCTCGGGGCGGGTCTGCTGCTGCGGCTCGGGTGCATGCTGGCGGCCCTGTCGCTGACCGCGGCCCTGCTCGCGCTGGTGCCCCGGGGCTCCGGCGCCGTCACCCGGCTGGGCGCCTACACGCTCTACGTCTACCTCGGGCACTCGCTGCTGCTGCGCGTCGCCGAGCACCTCGGCTGGTACGACCTGGCCGACGGGGTGCTCGGGCTGGCCGTCAACACCGCCCTGGGGCTGGCCCTGGTCTTCTTCCTGTGCCTGCCGTGGGTCCGGGCGGTGCTGCGTCCGCTGGTCGAACCGGACGCGTCCTGGGTGCTGCGGTCCGCGCGGCCGGGGGAGGCGCGCTCCGGCGCACAGCGCGCCGGCTCCTGA
- a CDS encoding nitrate- and nitrite sensing domain-containing protein, with the protein MIGTVYLSYDAVIRYSYANSTERLLLPSALALTAVMDERSATAAYLDRPQETRETLAAVRADVDQRMSAILGDFRELSPLAPERVQKRIAHLDEQFATVADARARVDNGQWDHEEVEEYYNGLVMAGADLFDEQSRTVPAADLVGPSISATYMFRVVDLLAQADAKLSHGFATDEFSMDDQHAFVDRIGAYRGMLDAVDDYLGPEQKNMLDSLRGNEEYLRMEELIHEIADRMIDTAFDPYTGQEVEDLSMPVDEEEWRAAYLPVKDSLTEIGASQATLAADLQADAANWSILTAVLGSLSVAGVTVLVLLFSTRSSQQLVDRLLRLRDQTQELADKRLPDLVERLKSNEPVDVAAEVLPLSDADDEIGQVSRSFNAAQRTAVEAAVQQAQLRQGINRVFLNIAHRSQTLVHRQLRLLDKLEREQEDPDQLTDLFKLDHLATRARRNAENLLILGGQNPGRTWHHPLPLIDVLRGAISESGDYSRVKRQRIAPVSVQGGAVADVIHLIAELVDNATTFSPPHTRVHLRGDRVPNGVTIEIEDRGLGMKEDELDAANEMLANPPEFDVMRLNEKTRLGLFVVSHLARRHNIKVQLRTSPYGGVLAIVLLPPALIVDPPTTPAALGTVDSGDEEPEDRPLPPRDVHAPAESAESEDSSPPSGPQPVLSRPNGDMLIEPPASAEPPAPPTTGLPRRVPGVSTFPQLSDGGTANGSSRPSGESAAGQRFESAATDGRPPLPRRVPQTNLAPQLCDDPIQETDSARQTGPSVNDPDRPSRLRETLTAFQQGTRRGREDGRKRLNDTPKDAQ; encoded by the coding sequence TTGATCGGCACCGTCTACCTGTCCTACGACGCGGTCATCCGGTACTCCTACGCCAACTCCACCGAGCGCCTGTTGCTCCCCTCCGCCCTGGCGCTGACCGCGGTCATGGACGAGCGTTCGGCGACCGCGGCCTACCTGGACCGCCCCCAGGAGACCCGGGAGACCCTCGCCGCCGTCCGCGCCGACGTCGACCAGCGCATGAGCGCCATCCTCGGCGACTTCCGCGAACTGTCCCCGCTCGCCCCCGAGCGGGTCCAGAAGCGCATCGCCCACCTGGACGAGCAGTTCGCCACGGTCGCCGACGCCCGCGCCCGGGTGGACAACGGGCAGTGGGACCACGAGGAGGTCGAGGAGTACTACAACGGGCTGGTCATGGCCGGGGCCGACCTGTTCGACGAGCAGTCCCGCACCGTTCCCGCCGCGGACCTCGTCGGCCCGTCGATCAGCGCCACCTACATGTTCCGTGTCGTGGACCTGCTCGCCCAGGCCGACGCGAAACTGTCCCACGGCTTCGCCACCGACGAGTTCTCCATGGACGACCAGCACGCCTTCGTCGACCGGATCGGCGCCTACCGGGGCATGCTCGACGCGGTCGACGACTACCTCGGCCCCGAGCAGAAGAACATGCTGGACTCGCTGCGGGGCAACGAGGAGTACCTCCGGATGGAGGAGCTCATCCACGAGATCGCCGACCGGATGATCGACACCGCGTTCGACCCCTACACCGGCCAGGAGGTGGAGGACCTGAGCATGCCGGTGGACGAGGAGGAGTGGCGGGCCGCGTACCTGCCGGTCAAGGACTCCCTCACCGAGATCGGCGCCAGCCAGGCGACCCTGGCCGCGGATCTGCAGGCGGACGCCGCCAACTGGTCCATCCTGACCGCGGTCCTGGGCTCGCTCAGCGTGGCCGGGGTCACCGTGCTGGTCCTGCTGTTCTCGACCCGCTCGTCTCAGCAGCTGGTCGACCGGCTGCTGCGGCTGCGCGACCAGACCCAGGAACTGGCCGACAAGCGCCTGCCCGACCTGGTGGAGCGGCTGAAGAGCAACGAACCGGTCGACGTCGCGGCCGAGGTCCTGCCGCTGAGCGACGCCGACGACGAGATCGGCCAGGTGAGCCGCTCCTTCAACGCCGCGCAGCGCACCGCGGTGGAGGCCGCGGTGCAGCAGGCGCAGCTGCGCCAGGGCATCAACCGGGTGTTCCTCAACATCGCGCACCGCAGCCAGACCCTGGTCCACCGCCAGCTGCGGCTGCTGGACAAACTGGAGCGCGAGCAGGAGGACCCCGACCAGCTGACCGACCTGTTCAAGCTGGACCACCTCGCCACCCGCGCCCGCCGCAACGCCGAGAACCTGCTCATCCTGGGCGGCCAGAACCCCGGCCGCACCTGGCACCACCCGCTGCCGCTGATCGACGTGCTGCGCGGCGCCATCTCGGAGTCCGGTGACTACTCCCGGGTCAAGCGGCAGCGGATCGCCCCCGTCTCGGTGCAGGGCGGCGCGGTCGCCGACGTCATCCACCTCATCGCCGAGCTGGTCGACAACGCGACCACGTTCTCCCCGCCGCACACCAGGGTCCACCTGCGCGGCGACCGGGTGCCCAACGGGGTGACGATCGAGATCGAGGACCGCGGCCTGGGCATGAAGGAGGACGAGCTCGACGCGGCCAACGAGATGCTGGCCAACCCGCCCGAGTTCGACGTCATGCGGTTGAACGAGAAGACGAGGCTGGGGCTGTTCGTGGTCTCGCACCTGGCGCGCCGCCACAACATCAAGGTGCAGCTGCGCACCTCGCCCTACGGCGGCGTGCTGGCCATCGTGCTGCTGCCCCCGGCCCTGATCGTCGATCCGCCGACCACCCCGGCCGCGCTCGGCACGGTCGACTCCGGCGACGAGGAGCCGGAGGACCGCCCCCTTCCCCCGCGCGACGTGCACGCCCCGGCCGAGAGCGCCGAGTCCGAGGACTCCTCGCCGCCCAGCGGCCCCCAGCCGGTGCTCTCCCGCCCCAACGGCGACATGCTCATCGAGCCGCCCGCCTCCGCCGAACCGCCCGCTCCGCCGACGACCGGGCTGCCGCGGCGGGTCCCCGGGGTGAGCACGTTCCCCCAACTCTCCGACGGCGGCACGGCCAACGGCTCCTCCCGCCCCTCCGGCGAATCCGCCGCCGGGCAGCGCTTCGAGTCCGCCGCCACGGACGGCCGTCCCCCGCTGCCCCGCCGGGTCCCCCAGACGAACCTGGCCCCCCAGTTGTGTGATGACCCCATCCAGGAGACGGACTCCGCCCGGCAGACGGGACCGTCCGTCAACGATCCGGACCGTCCATCGCGCCTCCGGGAGACCCTGACCGCGTTCCAACAGGGCACCCGCAGGGGCCGCGAGGACGGCAGGAAGCGGCTGAACGACACCCCGAAGGATGCACAGTGA
- a CDS encoding GuaB1 family IMP dehydrogenase-related protein, whose translation MRFLNDQVPTHDLTYGDVFMVPQRSSVGSRMNVDLASHDGTGTTIPIVVANMTAVAGRRMAETVARRGGLVVLPQDIPTDVVADVVRWTKTRDLVHDTPITLGPAETVGHALNLLPKRAHNAVIVVDDRRRPLGVVTEADCAGVDRFTQLHEVMSTELLTVAAGTDPREAFAILHDSRHRLAPVVDGSGALVGVLTRTGALRATLYQPAVDAAGRLRVAAAVGINGDVAARAERLLEAGVDTLVVDTAHGHQEKMLDVLRRVRALGPRVPVVAGNVVTAAGVRDLVAAGADIVKVGVGPGAMCTTRMMTGVGRPQFSAVLECAAAARGLGRSVWADGGIRHPRDVALALAAGASNVMIGSWFAGTYESPGDVLRDAEGRLYKESFGMASARAVRLRTADDSPFERARKALFEEGISSGRMYLDPERPGVEDLIDMIVAGVRSAMTYAGAATLEEFHERAVVGVQSAAGYNEGKPVPGGW comes from the coding sequence GTGCGCTTTCTCAACGACCAGGTGCCCACCCACGACCTGACCTACGGCGACGTGTTCATGGTTCCCCAACGTTCATCTGTTGGTTCCCGGATGAACGTTGACCTGGCATCGCATGATGGTACAGGTACCACGATCCCCATCGTAGTGGCGAACATGACGGCGGTCGCCGGCCGCCGGATGGCCGAGACCGTGGCGCGGCGCGGCGGCCTGGTGGTCCTCCCCCAGGACATCCCCACCGACGTGGTGGCGGACGTGGTCCGGTGGACGAAGACCCGCGACCTGGTGCACGACACGCCCATCACCCTCGGCCCCGCCGAGACCGTCGGCCACGCCCTGAACCTGCTGCCCAAGCGGGCGCACAACGCCGTCATCGTGGTCGACGACCGGCGCCGCCCCCTCGGCGTGGTCACCGAGGCCGACTGCGCCGGGGTGGACCGCTTCACCCAGCTGCACGAGGTCATGTCGACCGAACTGCTCACCGTCGCCGCGGGGACCGACCCCCGGGAGGCGTTCGCCATCCTGCACGACTCCCGGCACCGCCTGGCGCCCGTGGTGGACGGCTCCGGAGCCCTGGTGGGGGTGCTGACCCGCACCGGCGCGCTGCGCGCCACCCTCTACCAGCCCGCGGTGGACGCCGCGGGACGGCTGCGGGTGGCCGCCGCCGTCGGCATCAACGGCGACGTCGCGGCCCGGGCGGAGCGGCTGCTGGAGGCGGGGGTGGATACCCTGGTGGTCGACACCGCGCACGGCCACCAGGAGAAGATGCTGGACGTGCTGCGCCGGGTGCGCGCCCTGGGGCCGCGGGTGCCGGTCGTGGCGGGCAACGTGGTCACCGCCGCAGGGGTGCGCGACCTCGTCGCGGCGGGCGCCGACATCGTCAAGGTGGGGGTGGGCCCGGGGGCGATGTGCACCACCCGCATGATGACGGGGGTGGGCCGCCCCCAGTTCTCCGCCGTGCTGGAGTGCGCCGCCGCGGCGCGCGGACTCGGCCGGTCGGTCTGGGCCGACGGCGGGATCCGGCACCCGCGCGACGTGGCGCTGGCGCTGGCGGCCGGGGCGAGCAACGTGATGATCGGCTCCTGGTTCGCCGGGACCTACGAGTCCCCGGGGGACGTGCTGCGGGATGCCGAGGGCCGGCTCTACAAGGAGAGTTTCGGCATGGCCTCGGCCCGGGCGGTGCGGTTGCGCACCGCCGACGACTCGCCGTTCGAACGGGCGCGCAAGGCCCTGTTCGAGGAGGGCATCTCCTCGGGCCGGATGTACCTGGACCCGGAGCGTCCCGGGGTGGAGGACCTGATCGACATGATCGTGGCGGGGGTGCGCAGCGCCATGACCTACGCCGGCGCCGCGACCCTGGAGGAGTTCCACGAGCGCGCGGTGGTCGGCGTGCAGAGCGCCGCCGGGTACAACGAGGGCAAGCCGGTGCCGGGCGGCTGGTGA
- a CDS encoding M48 family metallopeptidase, which produces MTLWGRENRRRNRSLRHPQENRLLWICVSVTGLTVVGTLDRAISEHSTQPLLVLLVPALVFFVRGQLYARQRVNGVRITEHQFPEAYRMVVDAARAFGMPRPPDAYLVPGHGQVNAFASGHGLRRYVAITSDLFEIGVRNGDPDALRFVIGHEVGHIAAGHASFWRQFGVSIAHLIPGLGSSLSRAQEYTADNHAYRFCPEGVHGLCVLAAGKYLYDKVDFTEIADRARTDQGFFVMLVNVLSTHPVNTWRFAALRDRDRPGRVF; this is translated from the coding sequence ATGACACTCTGGGGCCGGGAGAACCGGCGGCGGAACCGGTCACTGCGCCATCCACAGGAGAACCGCCTGCTGTGGATCTGCGTGTCCGTCACCGGGCTCACCGTGGTCGGCACGCTCGACCGGGCGATCTCCGAGCACAGCACCCAACCGCTGCTGGTCCTTCTCGTCCCGGCACTGGTGTTCTTCGTCCGCGGCCAGCTGTACGCGCGCCAGCGGGTCAACGGCGTACGCATCACCGAACACCAGTTCCCCGAGGCGTACCGGATGGTGGTCGACGCCGCCCGCGCCTTCGGGATGCCGCGGCCTCCCGACGCCTACCTGGTCCCGGGCCACGGACAGGTCAACGCGTTTGCCTCCGGGCACGGCCTCCGCCGCTACGTCGCGATCACCAGCGACCTGTTCGAGATCGGCGTCCGCAACGGCGACCCCGACGCGCTCCGGTTCGTCATCGGACACGAGGTGGGCCACATCGCCGCCGGGCACGCCTCGTTCTGGCGGCAGTTCGGCGTCTCCATCGCCCATCTCATCCCCGGGCTCGGCAGCTCCCTCAGCCGGGCCCAGGAGTACACCGCGGACAACCACGCCTACCGCTTCTGCCCCGAGGGAGTCCACGGCCTGTGCGTCCTGGCCGCGGGCAAGTACCTGTACGACAAGGTGGACTTCACCGAGATCGCCGACCGGGCCCGCACCGACCAGGGCTTCTTCGTGATGCTGGTGAACGTGCTGTCCACCCACCCGGTCAACACCTGGCGGTTCGCCGCACTGCGGGACCGCGACCGGCCCGGCCGGGTCTTCTGA
- a CDS encoding amidohydrolase, translating into MPQAVDPRRVAEHGSEVMRLVDEIFPLVEGFYVDLHRNPELSHQEHRTSRAVAEWLSRAGYEVATGVGGTGVVGVLRNGEGPTVLLRCDMDALPLEERTGLPYASTARGTLPDGQEVPIMHACGHDAHTACLVGAADLLASSRDHWSGTLMVVAQPGQETLDGAESMLADGLYERFGRPDIALAQRVGPQPAGMIAHRAGVLLGMSSTVRVRVFGSPGHGGFQPQTGVDPVVIAASIVTRLQTVVAREVNPSEMAVLTVGVLRAGTKSDLVPDEAYLEINTRCLNERVADRLHAAIERVVKAEAAASAAPREPEVTVVRGAGLTRNDAQQTRALAAAHRAYFGDPYVIDLPEPFTLGEDFGSFGLPDTEEPVPYVMWLLGSTPHDVWAAAPGATPFDKLASVPGSHSSHFAPDREATLRAGLAALTIGALTYLGRTSGPGRATSGLARSGRPGNPDDADSTQNADMAALLADDDEGESTQNTDMAALLADDDEGESTQNTDMAALLADDDEGESTQNTDMAALLADDDEGESTQNTDMAALLADDEDESTVHADMAELLNDPPPPPRGPTQGTLTGPSPSFRPPSGPAFSAPPPSGAPVDAPPPPDAHPDEPPHRY; encoded by the coding sequence GTGCCGCAGGCGGTCGATCCACGACGTGTCGCAGAACACGGCAGCGAGGTCATGCGACTCGTCGACGAGATCTTCCCTCTCGTCGAGGGGTTCTACGTCGACCTGCACCGGAACCCGGAGTTGTCGCACCAGGAGCACCGCACCTCCCGGGCCGTGGCCGAATGGCTGTCCCGTGCGGGCTACGAGGTCGCCACGGGAGTGGGCGGCACCGGCGTCGTCGGTGTCCTCCGCAACGGGGAGGGACCCACCGTGCTGCTCCGCTGCGACATGGACGCCCTGCCCCTGGAGGAGCGGACCGGACTGCCCTACGCCAGCACGGCGCGCGGCACCCTGCCCGACGGCCAGGAGGTGCCGATCATGCACGCCTGCGGCCACGACGCGCACACCGCCTGCCTGGTCGGCGCGGCGGACCTGCTGGCCAGCTCCCGCGACCACTGGAGCGGCACCCTGATGGTCGTCGCCCAGCCCGGCCAGGAGACCCTCGACGGCGCCGAGTCCATGCTCGCCGACGGGCTCTACGAACGGTTCGGACGCCCCGACATCGCCCTCGCCCAGCGGGTCGGCCCGCAGCCCGCGGGCATGATCGCGCACCGTGCCGGAGTCCTCCTGGGCATGTCCAGCACCGTGCGGGTGCGTGTCTTCGGCAGCCCCGGCCACGGCGGGTTCCAGCCGCAGACCGGCGTCGACCCGGTGGTCATCGCGGCCTCCATCGTCACCCGCCTGCAGACCGTCGTCGCACGCGAGGTCAACCCCAGCGAGATGGCGGTGCTCACCGTGGGGGTGCTGCGCGCCGGAACCAAGTCGGACCTCGTGCCGGACGAGGCCTACCTGGAGATCAACACGCGCTGCCTCAACGAACGGGTGGCCGACCGGCTGCACGCCGCCATCGAGCGCGTGGTCAAAGCCGAGGCCGCGGCCTCGGCGGCGCCCCGCGAACCCGAGGTCACCGTGGTGCGGGGAGCCGGACTGACCCGCAACGACGCGCAGCAGACCCGTGCGCTGGCCGCCGCGCACCGCGCCTACTTCGGCGACCCCTACGTGATCGACCTGCCCGAGCCCTTCACCCTCGGGGAGGACTTCGGCTCCTTCGGACTGCCCGACACGGAGGAGCCGGTGCCGTACGTCATGTGGCTCCTCGGCTCCACCCCCCACGACGTGTGGGCCGCCGCTCCCGGTGCCACCCCCTTCGACAAGCTCGCCTCGGTGCCCGGCTCCCACTCCTCCCACTTCGCCCCCGACCGCGAGGCCACGCTGCGCGCCGGCCTCGCCGCGCTCACCATCGGCGCCCTGACCTACCTGGGACGCACCTCTGGACCGGGACGGGCGACGTCCGGCCTGGCGAGAAGCGGACGCCCCGGCAACCCCGACGACGCCGACTCGACGCAGAACGCGGACATGGCTGCGTTGCTGGCCGATGACGACGAGGGTGAGTCGACGCAGAACACGGATATGGCTGCGTTGCTGGCCGACGATGACGAGGGTGAGTCGACGCAGAACACGGATATGGCTGCGTTGCTGGCCGACGATGACGAGGGTGAGTCGACGCAGAACACGGATATGGCTGCGTTGCTGGCCGATGACGACGAGGGTGAGTCGACGCAGAACACGGACATGGCGGCGCTGCTCGCCGACGACGAGGACGAGTCCACCGTCCACGCCGACATGGCCGAACTGCTGAACGACCCCCCGCCGCCCCCGCGGGGCCCGACCCAGGGGACCCTGACCGGCCCCTCCCCCTCCTTCCGGCCGCCCTCCGGGCCCGCGTTCTCCGCACCTCCCCCCTCGGGGGCGCCGGTCGACGCCCCGCCGCCCCCGGACGCCCACCCCGACGAACCACCGCACCGCTACTGA
- a CDS encoding substrate-binding and VWA domain-containing protein → MVYQAPPAPPKRQRRLLPLLIVAVVAVVVIALVRWVSTGANLPSLALFGCSDDAVTLTVAASPEKAGVMRQLAEDYSGTRIDEGCVEVSVVEQSSGETLEALDSGEWDEQRYGPRPDVWSPASSGWVQIARQRTAEQDRASLIPDQTPSIANSPLVIAMPRPMAEALGWPEEDLGWADLHDLADSADGWGSVGHPEWGEFRMGKTNPNYSTSGLNATIGTYFAGTGLASDLTVEDINSSRTRAFVSAVERSIVHYGDITMTFLANLQRADAEGQGLTYVSAVAVEEMSVVHYNQGNPTGDPESAEGAELPNVPLVAVYPEEGTLMSDHPYVVLDWADEPRRAAAADFLEYLLGDEAQQLFLDNAFRGHDGATGELLREDNGVLPAKPAELPLPSATVLDAMLENWAELRKPANVLLVIDTSGSMQEAVPGTGTTRLELAKDAAITSIDEFSDSDHVGLWMFSTDLEANGQDWRELVPLGPLGEPADGGSRRDQIVERIANLPPGGGTGLHDTVLAAHTLVAENSRSDAINAVVFLTDGRNEDLNGIGLEELLDRITPESGQQGVRVFTISYGEEADLDTMTRIAEATDAAAYDSSDPESIGEVFEAVISNF, encoded by the coding sequence TTGGTCTACCAGGCACCACCGGCACCTCCGAAGCGGCAGCGTCGGCTTCTGCCCCTCCTCATCGTCGCGGTCGTCGCGGTCGTCGTCATCGCCCTGGTCCGGTGGGTGTCCACCGGCGCGAACCTGCCCTCGCTGGCCCTGTTCGGCTGCTCCGACGACGCCGTCACCCTGACGGTGGCCGCCTCCCCCGAGAAGGCCGGGGTGATGCGGCAGCTCGCCGAGGACTACAGCGGCACCCGGATCGACGAGGGCTGCGTGGAGGTCTCGGTCGTCGAGCAGTCCTCCGGCGAGACCCTGGAGGCGCTGGACTCCGGCGAGTGGGACGAGCAGCGGTACGGTCCGCGGCCCGACGTGTGGTCGCCGGCCAGTTCCGGGTGGGTGCAGATCGCCCGGCAGCGCACGGCCGAGCAGGACCGCGCGTCGCTGATCCCGGACCAGACCCCCTCCATCGCCAACTCCCCCCTGGTCATCGCCATGCCGCGGCCGATGGCCGAGGCCCTCGGCTGGCCCGAGGAGGACCTGGGCTGGGCGGACCTGCACGACCTCGCCGACAGCGCGGACGGCTGGGGCTCCGTCGGCCACCCCGAGTGGGGCGAGTTCCGCATGGGCAAGACCAACCCCAACTACTCCACGTCCGGGCTCAACGCCACCATCGGCACCTACTTCGCGGGCACCGGGCTGGCCTCCGACCTGACCGTCGAGGACATCAACTCCAGCCGGACCCGCGCCTTCGTCAGCGCCGTGGAGCGCTCCATCGTGCACTACGGCGACATCACCATGACGTTCCTGGCCAACCTGCAGCGCGCCGACGCCGAGGGGCAGGGGCTCACCTACGTCTCCGCGGTGGCGGTGGAGGAGATGTCGGTGGTGCACTACAACCAGGGCAACCCCACCGGCGACCCGGAGAGCGCGGAGGGGGCCGAACTGCCGAACGTGCCGCTCGTCGCGGTCTACCCCGAGGAGGGGACCCTCATGTCGGACCACCCCTACGTGGTCCTGGACTGGGCCGACGAGCCCCGCCGCGCCGCCGCCGCGGACTTCCTGGAGTACCTGCTCGGCGACGAGGCCCAGCAGCTGTTCCTGGACAACGCGTTCCGCGGCCACGACGGGGCCACGGGAGAGCTGCTGCGCGAGGACAACGGAGTGCTCCCCGCGAAGCCCGCCGAGCTTCCGCTGCCGTCGGCGACCGTGCTCGACGCGATGCTGGAGAACTGGGCGGAGCTGCGCAAACCCGCCAACGTGCTGCTGGTCATCGACACCTCCGGGTCGATGCAGGAGGCCGTCCCCGGCACCGGGACCACCCGGTTGGAACTGGCCAAGGACGCCGCCATCACCTCGATCGACGAGTTCTCCGACAGCGACCACGTGGGCCTGTGGATGTTCAGCACCGACCTGGAGGCCAACGGGCAGGACTGGCGGGAGCTGGTCCCCCTCGGTCCGCTCGGCGAGCCCGCCGACGGCGGTTCCCGGCGGGACCAGATCGTCGAACGCATCGCGAACCTGCCGCCGGGCGGCGGGACCGGACTGCACGACACCGTGCTGGCCGCGCACACCCTGGTCGCGGAGAACAGCCGGTCCGACGCCATCAACGCGGTGGTGTTCCTCACCGACGGCAGGAACGAGGACCTCAACGGCATCGGCCTGGAGGAACTGCTCGACCGGATCACCCCGGAGTCCGGACAGCAGGGGGTGCGGGTCTTCACCATCAGCTACGGCGAGGAGGCCGACCTCGACACGATGACGCGGATCGCCGAGGCCACCGACGCGGCGGCCTACGACTCCTCCGACCCGGAGAGCATCGGCGAGGTGTTCGAGGCCGTCATCTCCAACTTCTGA
- a CDS encoding DUF3592 domain-containing protein, whose protein sequence is MELYYPLLPIGIGLLSLTWLVRDVVAAWLLSRRGERAEGRIVGYAETSSTARMVVRFRTEEGEEVLALHDNSSWSAARYGDPVTVCYDPDEPQRARIVAAPWLTLWSRVLFLGLASGILLIGCLLGFFAWS, encoded by the coding sequence ATGGAGTTGTACTATCCCCTCCTCCCGATCGGGATCGGCCTGCTGTCCCTGACGTGGCTGGTGCGCGACGTCGTCGCCGCGTGGCTGCTGAGCCGCCGGGGCGAACGGGCCGAGGGCAGGATCGTCGGCTACGCGGAGACCAGCAGCACCGCCAGGATGGTCGTGCGGTTCCGCACCGAGGAGGGCGAGGAGGTGCTCGCCCTCCACGACAACTCCTCCTGGTCGGCCGCCCGGTACGGCGACCCGGTCACCGTCTGCTACGACCCGGACGAACCGCAGCGCGCCCGCATCGTCGCCGCACCGTGGCTGACCCTGTGGTCGCGCGTGCTCTTCCTGGGGCTGGCGTCGGGCATTCTCCTCATCGGCTGCCTGCTGGGGTTCTTCGCCTGGAGCTGA
- a CDS encoding CDP-alcohol phosphatidyltransferase family protein, whose protein sequence is MTAFTLAEVRERTYKKRDAWWTVFLVDPLAGRLVVWTANHTSITPNQLTLGAGVLGLASAACFTQGSWPWLVAGALLFHLSFVLDCMDGKIARLKGTGSVFGAWVDFVFDRIRFFACMMALLLGQWVYTGEIGYLLLAPLLTFFDLLRYLNGPQMAKTRRSMRRQLGEALLGRRSEPVVEDPESTETEEAVQPEQRDSGEVAAAVSVESVFTRFRGYQRVRDALLRHRVRPHLFSGIEFEMFVCVLAPLTAVVSLFTPWPSLIVPVAVFASVALMLFETVLVVKLWLDTRAFEARMRELTAVD, encoded by the coding sequence ATGACAGCCTTCACGCTCGCCGAAGTCCGGGAGCGCACCTACAAGAAGCGCGACGCCTGGTGGACGGTGTTCCTGGTGGACCCGCTCGCCGGACGGCTGGTCGTCTGGACCGCCAACCACACCTCGATCACCCCCAACCAGCTCACCCTCGGAGCGGGGGTGCTCGGCCTGGCCTCGGCGGCCTGCTTCACCCAGGGGAGCTGGCCGTGGCTGGTGGCCGGGGCACTGCTGTTCCACCTCAGCTTCGTGCTCGACTGCATGGACGGCAAGATCGCGCGGCTCAAGGGCACCGGCTCGGTGTTCGGGGCCTGGGTCGACTTCGTCTTCGACCGCATCCGCTTCTTCGCCTGCATGATGGCCCTGCTCCTGGGCCAGTGGGTGTACACCGGCGAGATCGGCTACCTGCTGCTGGCGCCGCTGCTCACCTTCTTCGACCTGCTGCGCTACCTCAACGGCCCGCAGATGGCCAAGACCCGGCGCAGCATGCGGCGGCAGCTGGGCGAGGCGCTGCTGGGGCGGCGGAGCGAACCGGTCGTGGAGGACCCGGAGAGCACCGAGACCGAGGAGGCGGTGCAGCCCGAACAGCGGGACAGCGGAGAGGTGGCTGCCGCGGTCTCCGTGGAGAGCGTGTTCACCAGGTTCCGCGGCTACCAGAGGGTGCGGGACGCGCTGCTGCGCCACCGGGTCCGCCCGCACCTGTTCAGCGGGATCGAGTTCGAGATGTTCGTCTGCGTGCTGGCGCCGCTCACCGCGGTCGTCTCGCTGTTCACCCCCTGGCCCAGCCTCATCGTCCCGGTCGCGGTCTTCGCCAGCGTCGCGCTGATGCTCTTCGAGACCGTCCTGGTGGTCAAGCTGTGGCTGGACACCCGGGCCTTCGAGGCGAGGATGCGGGAGCTGACCGCCGTCGACTGA